One genomic region from Bacillus sp. SLBN-46 encodes:
- the ssb gene encoding single-stranded DNA-binding protein: MMNRVVLVGRLTKDPDLRYTPNGVPVATFTLAVNRPFSSQAGEREADFINCVVWRKPAENVANFLKKGSLAGVDGRIQTRNYEGQDGKRVYVTEVQAESVQFLEPKSSSGGGGGRGDNDHFGAPPREPQGNQYGGGNQNQRQYQNNQNQNQNKGFTRMDEDPFAGNGQIDISDDDLPF, encoded by the coding sequence ATGATGAATCGTGTCGTGCTTGTTGGCCGTTTAACAAAAGATCCTGATTTGCGCTATACGCCAAATGGGGTTCCTGTTGCTACCTTTACTCTAGCAGTTAATCGACCATTTTCTAGTCAAGCAGGTGAGCGTGAAGCAGACTTTATTAATTGTGTTGTTTGGCGTAAACCGGCTGAAAATGTAGCGAACTTCTTGAAAAAGGGCAGTCTTGCAGGTGTTGATGGTCGTATTCAAACCCGCAACTATGAAGGACAAGATGGTAAACGTGTTTACGTTACAGAGGTTCAAGCAGAGAGCGTTCAGTTCTTAGAACCTAAAAGCTCGTCTGGTGGCGGCGGTGGAAGAGGCGACAATGATCATTTCGGTGCACCACCAAGGGAACCGCAAGGAAACCAATACGGAGGCGGCAATCAGAATCAACGCCAGTACCAAAATAATCAAAATCAAAACCAAAATAAAGGTTTTACTCGTATGGATGAAGATCCATTTGCAGGAAATGGACAAATTGACATTTCCGATGATGATCTTCCATTCTAA
- a CDS encoding DUF951 domain-containing protein, with amino-acid sequence MEEKEFALNDVVEMKKQHPCGTNRWKIIRLGMDIRIKCEGCGHSVLIPRKEFGRKMKKILVKHEG; translated from the coding sequence ATGGAAGAAAAAGAATTTGCCTTAAATGATGTCGTTGAAATGAAAAAGCAACATCCTTGTGGAACAAACCGCTGGAAAATCATCCGTCTCGGAATGGACATCAGGATTAAATGTGAAGGCTGCGGGCATAGCGTGTTGATCCCAAGAAAAGAGTTTGGAAGGAAAATGAAAAAGATTTTAGTGAAGCATGAGGGGTAA
- a CDS encoding YybS family protein, producing MKNVHKLTEGAILLASMAALILISTYVPIVGGLVVITIPIPFILFSAKNNIKMITAFCIAAIFISFFAGSLRGLALMLIHGSAGVVIGYLVQKNKSRNFILLASTLILTIGMVIFYSVSAAFFQLDIIHELKTSVNESMKQSEEILKTQGQEAQIEKLQEQGNQMINQITTLAPSYLIFTAVSAAFFIQWISFPVVKRFGVNVQPWGSFRNLSLPKSLLWYYLIALGAMLLFHPHEDTYLYSVLINAKYLLEILLTVQGLAFLFYIFHQRSVAKGLGVLVVILTLMIPIVRYIIMILGITDLGFDFRKQFEKKE from the coding sequence GTGAAAAATGTACATAAACTAACAGAGGGTGCCATTCTTTTAGCGTCGATGGCTGCTCTAATCTTAATAAGTACTTACGTTCCTATTGTAGGGGGACTCGTCGTCATTACAATACCCATACCATTTATATTATTTTCAGCAAAAAACAATATAAAAATGATCACAGCCTTTTGTATAGCAGCTATTTTTATCTCCTTTTTTGCGGGCTCATTAAGGGGGCTAGCCCTTATGCTGATCCATGGATCTGCTGGGGTGGTCATTGGCTATCTGGTGCAAAAAAACAAGAGTCGGAATTTTATTTTACTTGCTAGTACCCTTATCCTAACAATTGGAATGGTTATTTTTTATAGTGTTTCGGCTGCTTTTTTCCAACTGGATATTATTCATGAATTGAAGACCTCTGTAAATGAATCAATGAAACAGTCTGAAGAGATTTTAAAGACGCAAGGGCAAGAGGCGCAAATTGAGAAATTACAAGAGCAAGGTAACCAAATGATAAATCAAATCACGACTCTTGCTCCATCGTATCTGATTTTCACTGCGGTATCTGCTGCGTTTTTCATTCAATGGATTAGCTTTCCGGTTGTAAAAAGATTTGGTGTAAATGTCCAACCATGGGGGAGTTTCCGTAATCTATCCCTGCCGAAAAGTCTTTTATGGTATTATTTAATTGCCTTAGGTGCAATGCTGTTGTTTCACCCACATGAGGATACATATTTATATTCCGTATTAATCAATGCTAAATATCTTTTAGAGATTTTACTGACAGTGCAGGGTCTTGCTTTTTTATTCTATATTTTCCACCAGAGGTCGGTTGCAAAGGGACTTGGGGTGCTTGTTGTAATTCTTACTTTGATGATTCCAATAGTCCGTTATATAATAATGATATTGGGCATTACTGATTTAGGCTTTGATTTTCGAAAGCAATTTGAAAAGAAAGAGTAA
- a CDS encoding DHH family phosphoesterase codes for MPAFLEKRSIRYPFYGLIGVTVVLLIVLLLYNWILSVAGLFLMFFPLYYMFVIERRQRKEMEEYIATLSYRVKKVGEEALMEMPIGIMLINEEYFVEWTNPFLASYFDEETLVGRSLYDVADSLIPLIKQEVETEIITLHGRKFRVIHKREERLLYFFDVTEQKEIEKKYQDDRTVIGTIFLDNYDDLTQGMDDQMRGSINNLVTSILNKWAQDNGIFLKRVSSERFIAVFSEGILHALEKGKFTILDDVREMTSKQNVSFTLSIGVGTGVTSLPELGALAQSSLDLALGRGGDQVAIKLPNGKVKFFGGKTNPVEKRTRVRARVISHALRDLITASDKVIVMGHKNPDMDSIGSSIGIYKVAQMNQKEAYIVVNTTELDNGGKRLMEEIRQSEQLYAHFIGPEQALEMSTDKTLLVIVDTHKPALVMEERLLNKIDHVVVIDHHRRGEDFIANPLLVYMEPYASSTAELVTEFLEYQPKRGKIEMIEATALLAGIIVDTKSFSLRTGSRTFDAASYLRAHGADTVLVQKLLKEDVDTYIKRAKLIESVTFYREGVAIAKGNENELNDQVIIAQAADTLLTMDGVLASFVISKRNEGVIGISARSLGNINVQVIMESLKGGGHLTNAATQLSGLTINETETKLKLAIDEYFEGVKKE; via the coding sequence TTGCCTGCATTTTTAGAAAAGCGGTCAATCCGTTATCCCTTTTATGGGTTAATAGGCGTTACAGTGGTACTGCTCATTGTCTTGTTATTATATAACTGGATTTTAAGTGTGGCCGGATTATTTTTAATGTTTTTCCCTCTCTACTATATGTTTGTCATTGAGCGGCGCCAGAGAAAAGAAATGGAAGAATACATCGCAACCCTTTCCTACCGAGTCAAAAAGGTTGGCGAAGAGGCGCTTATGGAAATGCCAATTGGGATTATGCTCATTAATGAGGAGTATTTCGTTGAGTGGACCAATCCTTTCCTGGCATCATACTTTGATGAAGAAACATTAGTCGGTAGATCGCTTTATGATGTGGCAGATTCACTCATTCCATTGATTAAACAGGAAGTGGAAACGGAAATTATTACTCTTCATGGACGGAAATTCCGTGTTATCCATAAGCGTGAGGAGCGGCTATTATACTTTTTTGACGTCACGGAACAAAAGGAAATCGAGAAAAAGTACCAGGATGATCGGACGGTTATTGGCACCATTTTCTTAGATAATTACGATGATCTGACACAGGGTATGGATGACCAAATGCGTGGGAGTATTAACAATCTCGTGACATCTATCCTAAATAAATGGGCTCAGGATAATGGAATTTTCCTCAAACGGGTTTCCTCTGAGCGATTTATTGCCGTGTTTAGTGAAGGAATTCTCCATGCTCTTGAAAAGGGTAAATTTACTATTCTTGATGATGTAAGAGAAATGACCTCCAAGCAGAATGTCTCCTTTACCTTAAGTATTGGGGTTGGAACAGGTGTTACTTCATTACCTGAATTGGGAGCATTAGCCCAATCAAGCCTTGACTTAGCTCTCGGCAGAGGCGGCGATCAGGTAGCCATTAAACTGCCAAATGGGAAAGTGAAATTCTTCGGTGGAAAAACAAATCCTGTTGAAAAACGGACAAGGGTAAGAGCACGTGTCATTTCTCATGCCTTGAGGGATTTAATTACGGCCAGTGATAAAGTGATTGTCATGGGGCATAAAAACCCTGATATGGATTCTATTGGTTCAAGTATTGGCATTTATAAAGTAGCGCAAATGAATCAAAAAGAAGCATATATTGTGGTCAATACGACGGAACTAGACAATGGTGGCAAAAGGCTCATGGAAGAAATACGTCAGAGTGAGCAGTTATATGCACATTTTATTGGTCCAGAGCAAGCATTAGAAATGTCTACAGACAAAACCCTTCTAGTGATTGTGGATACACATAAGCCTGCCTTAGTCATGGAAGAGCGACTATTAAATAAAATAGACCATGTGGTGGTCATTGACCATCATCGTCGTGGTGAGGATTTTATTGCCAATCCATTGCTTGTTTATATGGAGCCCTATGCATCTTCTACTGCCGAGCTAGTAACGGAATTTTTGGAATATCAGCCTAAACGAGGTAAAATTGAGATGATCGAAGCCACTGCTCTATTAGCAGGGATTATTGTCGACACAAAGAGTTTCTCCTTACGGACAGGGTCCAGGACGTTTGATGCAGCCTCCTACTTACGTGCACATGGTGCAGATACAGTTTTAGTCCAAAAGCTTTTAAAAGAAGATGTAGATACATATATCAAACGGGCCAAGCTGATTGAATCTGTTACTTTTTATCGTGAGGGAGTGGCTATAGCAAAAGGAAATGAAAATGAACTGAATGATCAAGTCATTATTGCGCAAGCAGCAGATACTTTGTTAACGATGGATGGGGTTCTCGCCTCTTTTGTTATTTCCAAAAGGAATGAAGGTGTTATAGGAATTAGTGCACGTTCACTAGGGAACATCAATGTCCAAGTGATTATGGAAAGCCTTAAAGGTGGCGGTCATCTTACGAATGCAGCGACCCAGCTTAGTGGCTTAACGATAAACGAAACGGAAACAAAGTTAAAGCTGGCAATTGATGAATATTTTGAAGGAGTGAAAAAAGAATGA
- the rpsR gene encoding 30S ribosomal protein S18 has translation MAGGRKGGRAKRRKVCYFTANGISRIDYKDVDLLKKFISERGKILPRRVTGTSAKYQRKLTVAIKRARQMALLPFVAGE, from the coding sequence ATGGCAGGAGGACGTAAAGGCGGTCGCGCAAAGCGTCGTAAGGTTTGCTATTTCACAGCAAATGGCATTTCTCGCATCGATTACAAAGATGTAGATTTACTTAAAAAATTCATCTCTGAGCGTGGAAAAATTTTACCACGTCGTGTAACTGGTACTAGCGCTAAATACCAACGTAAACTAACAGTTGCAATCAAACGTGCACGTCAAATGGCATTATTACCATTCGTGGCTGGAGAATAA
- the rpsF gene encoding 30S ribosomal protein S6, which yields MNKYEIMYIIRPNIEEEAKKALVERFNTILLDNGAETAETKDWGKRRLAYEINDFRDGYYQIAKTTSSADAVQEFSRLAKISEDIIRHIVIKEEA from the coding sequence ATGAATAAGTACGAAATCATGTACATCATCCGCCCAAACATTGAAGAGGAAGCGAAAAAAGCTCTAGTTGAGCGTTTTAACACAATTCTTCTTGACAATGGTGCGGAAACTGCTGAAACAAAAGATTGGGGTAAGCGCCGTCTTGCATACGAAATCAACGATTTCCGTGACGGATACTACCAAATCGCTAAAACTACATCTTCAGCTGATGCAGTACAAGAATTTTCTCGTCTTGCAAAAATCAGTGAAGATATCATTCGCCATATCGTAATTAAAGAAGAAGCTTAA
- the rplI gene encoding 50S ribosomal protein L9, translated as MKVIFLKDVKGKGKKGEVKNVADGYAHNFLIKQGLAVEANNSNISSLDAQKKKQEKEAAEELAEAKKLKEVLDKITVELTAKAGEGGRLFGSITTKQIAEELQKKHGIKIDKRKMELADAIRTLGHTKVPVKLYHEVTATLTVSVKEIK; from the coding sequence ATGAAAGTAATTTTTCTTAAAGATGTAAAAGGAAAAGGTAAAAAAGGTGAAGTGAAAAATGTAGCTGATGGCTATGCACATAACTTTTTAATTAAACAAGGTTTAGCTGTTGAAGCAAATAATTCCAACATCAGCTCTTTAGATGCTCAAAAGAAGAAGCAAGAAAAAGAAGCAGCAGAGGAATTGGCTGAAGCAAAAAAGTTAAAAGAAGTATTGGATAAAATTACGGTGGAGTTAACGGCTAAAGCTGGTGAAGGTGGAAGACTCTTTGGTTCCATTACAACAAAGCAAATCGCAGAAGAATTGCAAAAGAAACATGGAATTAAAATTGATAAGCGTAAAATGGAATTAGCTGATGCGATTCGCACACTTGGCCATACAAAGGTTCCAGTAAAGCTTTACCATGAAGTAACAGCTACATTAACTGTCTCTGTTAAAGAAATAAAATAG
- a CDS encoding molybdopterin-dependent oxidoreductase, with protein sequence MLKEIRKAACPLNCWDSCGFNVSVENDKVVKVEGDPSHPITKGKICGRGRMLETRTNSPQRLLHPLKKINGQFEQISWEQALDEVSAKLKGIKEKYGSTAVLHSHDYANNGILKNLDQRFFNCFGGVTELYGSLCWGAGIEAQKWDFGSAYSHEPEDITNSKHIIIWGRNVARTNMHFYEKLLEVKKKGAKIYVIDPLYNATAKIADQYISVKPGMDGLLAAAIIKEMLRLGLEDRQFIEQYTHGFSDLAALLEEVTMEQLSEMTEVSFEVITQLAQIYADKPTATYMGLGLQRYTNGGNTIRFIDALVAISGNIGVAGGGANYANLQVGQSFVFDELTLPTRKQNHRQFSIMKQAEEVLAAVDPEIKMIIVTCGNPINQVPDTNVVEKAFSSVDTLVVIEQFMTDTARLADYVFPTTTAFEEEDIYYSSMYHHYVNYGPKLVSSPGEAKSDLWIWTELARRLGFGEDFDFSREEWLKMTFQSLEQKGVTLEQLKEQQTLELPVDKIPWQDYRFQTPTGKFEFTSLLGGSLNLAVPEESKWKNPKLAEHYPYHLLTIHPLRSNHSQNYHLLPSKPKVKVEIASNIAEQKKLQNGDLVRVWNKRGEVRGFISVLAAAHPNTINIDEGIWKEFGGSVNKLTSNRKSDNGLGSTLYDCLVNIEKVN encoded by the coding sequence ATGTTGAAGGAGATTCGAAAGGCAGCCTGTCCTTTAAATTGTTGGGATAGCTGTGGCTTTAACGTATCAGTAGAAAACGATAAGGTAGTGAAAGTGGAAGGCGATCCATCCCATCCAATTACAAAGGGAAAAATTTGTGGACGAGGCAGGATGCTCGAAACAAGAACGAACTCACCCCAAAGGCTATTGCACCCCTTAAAGAAGATCAATGGACAATTTGAGCAGATCTCCTGGGAGCAGGCCCTTGACGAAGTTTCTGCAAAATTAAAGGGAATCAAAGAGAAGTACGGCTCAACAGCTGTTTTGCATAGTCATGATTACGCGAATAATGGGATATTAAAAAACCTGGATCAACGCTTTTTTAATTGTTTTGGCGGGGTAACCGAACTATACGGCTCTCTTTGTTGGGGGGCAGGTATTGAAGCGCAAAAATGGGATTTTGGAAGTGCGTATAGCCACGAACCTGAGGACATTACTAACAGCAAACATATCATTATTTGGGGAAGAAATGTCGCTAGAACAAACATGCACTTTTATGAAAAGCTTTTAGAAGTGAAGAAAAAAGGGGCTAAAATTTACGTTATTGATCCCCTCTATAATGCAACGGCAAAAATAGCCGATCAGTATATTTCAGTAAAACCAGGGATGGACGGATTATTAGCAGCTGCAATTATTAAAGAAATGCTCCGCTTAGGATTGGAAGACCGACAGTTTATCGAACAATATACACATGGGTTTTCAGACTTAGCCGCACTCCTAGAAGAAGTCACAATGGAACAATTGAGTGAAATGACGGAAGTATCCTTTGAGGTAATCACGCAATTAGCTCAAATTTACGCTGATAAGCCAACTGCTACTTATATGGGTTTAGGTTTGCAAAGATATACAAACGGCGGAAATACCATTCGGTTCATCGATGCCCTTGTGGCAATTAGTGGGAATATAGGAGTTGCTGGCGGCGGTGCCAATTATGCAAATCTGCAGGTAGGTCAAAGCTTTGTGTTCGATGAGTTAACCCTTCCTACTCGCAAACAAAATCATCGGCAATTTTCAATCATGAAGCAAGCGGAAGAGGTACTTGCGGCAGTTGACCCGGAAATTAAAATGATTATCGTAACATGCGGGAACCCTATTAACCAGGTTCCAGACACTAATGTGGTGGAGAAAGCATTTTCTTCAGTTGACACACTTGTGGTGATTGAACAGTTTATGACGGACACTGCAAGACTAGCGGATTATGTTTTTCCAACCACCACTGCTTTTGAGGAAGAGGATATTTATTATTCCTCCATGTATCATCATTATGTTAATTATGGTCCTAAGCTGGTCTCTTCTCCTGGTGAGGCAAAGTCTGACTTATGGATTTGGACAGAATTAGCGAGACGCTTAGGATTCGGAGAAGACTTTGATTTTTCAAGAGAAGAATGGCTGAAGATGACCTTCCAATCCTTAGAGCAAAAAGGTGTTACGCTTGAGCAATTAAAGGAACAGCAAACATTGGAATTACCTGTTGATAAAATTCCTTGGCAGGACTATCGTTTTCAAACGCCAACAGGAAAGTTTGAATTTACCTCGTTGCTAGGTGGTTCTTTAAATCTAGCTGTTCCAGAGGAATCGAAATGGAAAAATCCAAAGCTTGCCGAACACTATCCGTACCATTTGTTAACGATTCATCCTTTACGCTCGAATCATTCGCAAAACTACCACCTCCTCCCTTCTAAGCCAAAGGTAAAAGTAGAGATTGCATCCAATATCGCAGAACAGAAAAAACTGCAAAACGGCGATTTAGTCAGGGTATGGAATAAGCGAGGAGAAGTAAGAGGTTTTATTTCAGTCTTAGCAGCGGCACATCCAAATACAATTAATATTGATGAGGGAATTTGGAAAGAATTCGGCGGATCGGTAAATAAACTAACCTCTAACAGGAAATCGGATAATGGTCTAGGAAGCACATTATATGATTGCCTGGTAAATATTGAAAAAGTGAACTAA
- the dnaB gene encoding replicative DNA helicase produces MNDLFADRMPPQNIEAEQAVLGAIFLEPSSLTLASEILIPEDFYRAAHQKIFNVMLNLNDQGKAVDLITVTEELAASKLLEDTGGVSYLSELAGSVPTAANIEYYARIVEEKSLLRRLIRTATNIATDGYSREDEVEALLSEAEKSIMEVAQRKNAGAFHNIKDVLVRTYDNIEEMHNRVGEITGISTGFAELDRMTAGFQRNDLIIVGARPSVGKTAFALNIASNVATKTGENVAIFSLEMGAEQLVMRMLCSEGNIDAQRLRTGSLTDDDWGKLTMAMGSLSNSGIFIDDTPGVRISDIRSKCRRLQQEHGLGMILIDYLQLILGSGRSGENRQQEVSEISRSLKQLARELKVPVIALSQLSRGVEQRQDKRPMMSDIRESGSIEQDADIVAFLYRDDYYDKESENKNIIEIIIAKQRNGPTGTVALAFVKEYNKFVNLETRYEPPGA; encoded by the coding sequence ATGAATGATTTATTCGCGGATCGCATGCCGCCACAAAATATAGAGGCCGAACAGGCTGTTTTAGGGGCTATCTTTTTAGAGCCTTCTTCTTTAACTTTGGCATCGGAAATCTTGATTCCTGAAGATTTTTACCGTGCCGCACATCAAAAAATATTTAATGTGATGCTCAACTTAAATGACCAAGGGAAAGCCGTTGACTTGATTACCGTGACGGAGGAGCTGGCAGCCTCCAAGCTTTTAGAAGATACCGGTGGTGTGAGTTATTTAAGTGAGCTTGCAGGTTCTGTACCTACAGCTGCTAACATTGAGTATTATGCGAGAATAGTAGAAGAAAAATCGTTGCTTAGAAGACTGATTCGTACTGCAACGAATATCGCAACCGATGGATATTCGCGTGAGGATGAGGTTGAAGCGCTCTTAAGTGAAGCGGAAAAAAGTATTATGGAAGTTGCCCAGAGAAAGAATGCAGGAGCATTCCATAATATTAAAGATGTCCTTGTCCGTACGTATGACAATATTGAGGAAATGCACAATCGTGTGGGAGAGATCACGGGGATTTCTACCGGATTTGCTGAGCTAGATAGAATGACAGCAGGATTCCAGCGAAATGACTTAATTATTGTGGGGGCTCGTCCTTCCGTAGGTAAAACGGCCTTTGCTTTGAATATTGCTTCCAATGTAGCGACGAAGACAGGTGAAAATGTAGCTATTTTCAGTCTTGAGATGGGTGCAGAACAGCTGGTTATGCGTATGCTTTGTTCGGAAGGAAATATCGATGCCCAAAGGCTGCGTACGGGTTCCTTAACGGATGATGACTGGGGCAAGTTGACTATGGCAATGGGTAGTCTTTCAAATTCTGGGATTTTTATCGATGACACGCCTGGCGTTAGAATTAGTGATATCCGTTCGAAATGCCGTCGCTTGCAGCAAGAGCATGGGTTAGGCATGATTTTAATCGATTACTTGCAGTTGATTTTGGGAAGCGGCCGATCAGGAGAGAACCGTCAGCAGGAAGTTTCGGAAATTTCCCGTTCCCTTAAGCAGTTAGCACGTGAGCTGAAGGTTCCTGTTATTGCTCTTTCTCAGCTTTCCCGCGGTGTGGAACAGCGTCAAGATAAGCGTCCGATGATGTCCGATATCCGTGAATCAGGAAGTATCGAGCAGGATGCCGATATTGTTGCCTTCTTATATCGTGATGATTACTATGATAAGGAATCGGAGAATAAAAATATCATTGAAATCATTATTGCCAAGCAGCGTAACGGCCCAACTGGTACTGTAGCGTTAGCCTTTGTTAAGGAATATAATAAGTTCGTCAATCTCGAGACGCGGTATGAGCCGCCTGGTGCATAG